A single genomic interval of Porphyromonas sp. oral taxon 275 harbors:
- a CDS encoding HU family DNA-binding protein translates to MTKAEVVSDIAKTTGIDKETTLAVVEAFMDSVKESLVRGENVYLRGFGSFIIKERAEKTARNISQKTTIIIPKRRIPAFKPSKLFASKVK, encoded by the coding sequence ATGACGAAAGCAGAAGTGGTGAGCGACATCGCTAAGACTACAGGTATAGATAAGGAGACCACGCTGGCTGTTGTAGAGGCCTTCATGGACTCAGTGAAGGAGTCCCTAGTGCGTGGCGAGAATGTCTACCTCCGTGGCTTCGGTAGCTTCATCATCAAGGAGCGTGCAGAGAAGACGGCTCGTAACATCTCACAGAAGACTACGATCATCATCCCCAAGCGCCGTATCCCTGCCTTCAAGCCCTCTAAGCTCTTTGCCTCCAAGGTGAAGTAG
- the recR gene encoding recombination mediator RecR — translation MTAYPSKLVERAVEQLSSLPGIGRKSALRLALHLLGQPEGMAHSLADSLVAMRDGIIYCRECYNISDTELCPICASPARDRSTVCVVQHVGDVLAIENTGQYRGLYHVLGGVISPIDGIGPEDLRIDELIARVASGEVREVILALGTTMEGDTTNFFIHRSLQGYEVQVSVIARGIAIGDEIEYADEVTLGRSILSRTDFDHSIRF, via the coding sequence ATGACAGCCTATCCCTCCAAGCTCGTCGAGCGTGCTGTCGAGCAGCTCTCCTCCCTCCCTGGGATAGGACGCAAGAGCGCGCTACGCCTAGCGCTGCATCTCCTGGGGCAGCCCGAGGGGATGGCGCACAGCCTAGCCGACTCGCTCGTGGCGATGCGTGACGGCATCATCTACTGCAGGGAGTGCTACAACATCAGCGACACCGAGCTATGCCCCATCTGCGCTAGCCCGGCGCGCGACCGCTCTACTGTCTGCGTCGTGCAGCACGTGGGCGATGTCCTCGCCATCGAGAACACAGGGCAGTACCGCGGCCTCTACCACGTCCTCGGCGGAGTCATCTCCCCCATCGACGGCATCGGCCCAGAGGACCTGCGCATAGACGAACTGATCGCACGCGTAGCCTCGGGCGAAGTTCGCGAGGTCATCCTTGCCCTCGGGACGACGATGGAGGGGGACACGACGAACTTCTTCATCCACCGCAGCCTGCAGGGCTACGAGGTACAGGTCTCCGTAATCGCCCGAGGCATCGCCATCGGGGACGAGATCGAGTACGCCGATGAGGTCACCTTGGGCCGCTCTATCCTGAGCCGCACCGACTTTGACCATTCAATTAGGTTCTGA
- a CDS encoding Rne/Rng family ribonuclease: MTSELIVDVSAREISMALLEDQKLVELQRERRDLAFAVGDIYLGRVKKVMPGLNAAFVDVGYKKDAFLHYLDLGMIYQAQQRFLEQIEKTKSVPALHKIPSFPDLPKDGKIADYIKAGQNVLVQVVKEPISTKGPRLSAEISIAGRDLVLVPFSDKVSVSSKIESPEERTRLKQLVLSMKPKNFSVIIRTSAEGKRASEIDQELRRLIRRWEESIQKLPKITKTPKIVYEESSRALGILRDTFNPSFQSIFVNDKAYYEEIREYVAQIAPGREDIVRYYTGKLPLFDEKGVTKQIKSAFGRTVTCKSGAYLIIEQTEAMFVVDVNSGNRSRKSTEQEGTAIDVNLIAAEELARQLRLRDMGGIIVVDFIDMHDQKNRQLLFEHMTKLMEKDRTRHNILPLSKFGVMQITRQRVRQATQINTDETCPTCLGTGKMKSSILFTDQLEEKLRDLVLRLGITHINVHVHPYVAAYLTKGLLMSIARRWKVQIARGIRITPNESLGFLDYKFLDSEGNEFEGLEE; encoded by the coding sequence GTGACCAGTGAACTAATCGTAGACGTCTCCGCTCGTGAGATCTCTATGGCTCTACTCGAGGATCAGAAACTCGTGGAGCTGCAGAGAGAGCGTAGAGACCTAGCCTTTGCCGTCGGGGATATCTACCTCGGACGGGTCAAGAAGGTGATGCCTGGACTCAATGCGGCCTTCGTCGATGTGGGATACAAGAAGGATGCTTTTCTTCACTACCTAGATCTCGGCATGATCTATCAGGCGCAGCAGCGCTTCCTCGAGCAGATCGAGAAGACGAAGAGCGTGCCTGCCCTACACAAGATCCCCAGCTTCCCCGACCTCCCCAAAGACGGCAAGATAGCAGACTACATCAAGGCGGGACAGAACGTCCTCGTGCAGGTCGTCAAGGAACCCATCTCTACTAAGGGGCCCCGCCTCTCGGCGGAGATCTCCATCGCAGGACGAGACCTCGTCCTCGTCCCCTTCTCAGACAAGGTATCCGTCAGCTCCAAGATCGAGTCCCCCGAGGAACGCACGCGCCTCAAGCAGCTCGTGCTCAGCATGAAGCCTAAGAACTTCAGCGTCATCATCCGCACCTCGGCCGAGGGCAAGCGTGCCTCAGAGATCGACCAAGAGCTACGTCGCCTGATCCGCCGCTGGGAGGAGAGCATACAGAAGCTGCCCAAGATCACCAAGACACCCAAGATCGTCTACGAAGAGTCCAGCCGTGCGCTGGGGATCCTCCGCGACACCTTCAATCCCTCCTTCCAGAGCATCTTTGTCAACGACAAGGCCTACTACGAGGAGATCCGAGAGTACGTCGCCCAGATCGCCCCAGGCCGTGAGGACATCGTCCGCTACTATACGGGCAAGCTACCCCTCTTCGATGAGAAGGGTGTGACCAAGCAGATCAAGTCTGCCTTTGGCCGCACAGTCACCTGCAAGAGCGGTGCCTACCTCATCATCGAGCAGACGGAGGCGATGTTCGTCGTGGACGTCAATAGCGGCAATCGCTCCCGCAAGAGCACCGAGCAGGAGGGGACGGCCATCGACGTCAACCTCATCGCTGCCGAGGAGCTCGCACGCCAGCTACGACTGCGCGATATGGGCGGGATCATCGTGGTGGACTTCATCGACATGCACGATCAGAAGAATAGGCAGCTGCTCTTTGAGCATATGACCAAGCTCATGGAGAAGGACCGCACGCGCCACAACATCTTGCCGCTAAGCAAGTTCGGCGTCATGCAGATCACCCGCCAGCGTGTCCGTCAGGCCACTCAGATCAATACGGATGAGACCTGCCCCACCTGTCTGGGCACGGGCAAGATGAAGTCCTCCATCCTCTTCACCGATCAGCTAGAAGAAAAGCTCCGAGACCTAGTCCTCCGACTGGGTATCACTCACATCAACGTCCACGTACATCCCTACGTGGCCGCATACCTCACCAAGGGTCTCTTGATGTCCATCGCTCGCCGATGGAAGGTACAGATCGCCCGTGGTATCCGTATTACCCCTAACGAGAGCCTCGGCTTCCTCGACTACAAGTTCCTCGACTCTGAGGGCAACGAGTTCGAGGGTCTAGAGGAATAA
- a CDS encoding inorganic phosphate transporter — MEIIFICILGFLLILACFDLVAGVSNDAVNFLNSAIGAKAAPFKVVLGVAAVGIFLGASLSNGMMDVARNGIYNPAYFTFQEVMTICLTAVVTDIILINIFNTLGLPTSTTVSMVFELLGAAFCMAMLKSIDDPSLPMLEMLNTSKALQVIIAIFLSVAVAFFFGSVVQWITRVLFSFNYKKTLPYLAGIFGGIALTSIVYFMLIKGLQESTFAYKDWVNTHTGELVCYCLAASIVLMQILHWCGINILKIIVLAGTLALSLAFAGNDLVNFIGVPLSGLSAYQDYVANGNGAYDSYLMAANNLPAKTPYIFLLGSGIIMTLALFFSKSAQNVIKTSVNLSRQDDGEETFGSSRIARGLVRTSSGIGNFLEHAVSSRVRLWIDSRFNKQELTLEQGAAFDLVRASVNLVLSGLLIAVGTSFKLPLSTTYVTFMVAMGSSLADRAWGRESAVGRLTGVMSVIGGWFVTAGAAFIIAMVIATIMRYGGFPAMVVLIGVALFLLFNSHLLKRKKDDANDELFVAILNAETPERMWTLLSEHVRLNQTTLLDRVSTDYLALTNGIFHEDFKTLRKLRHHLENHKRAFKTMRRKETIGLRRMATDEDVLERNMWFHLGANTCLQMIYALERAAEVGFDHVDNNFNPIPAPYREEFEPIRDRVVDYIAQVHQLIASERMEDAKKAKNMGKELRNIVKDMRKTQMKRTHKIAREDLRASLVYLNLLIETNELLNNLRHLVGYSQQLLDEEAEEA, encoded by the coding sequence ATGGAAATTATCTTCATCTGCATCCTGGGCTTCCTCTTGATCCTGGCCTGCTTCGACCTAGTGGCGGGAGTGAGCAATGACGCTGTGAACTTCCTGAACTCTGCTATTGGGGCTAAGGCAGCTCCCTTCAAGGTCGTCCTTGGGGTAGCAGCCGTAGGGATCTTCCTCGGGGCATCGCTCAGTAACGGGATGATGGACGTAGCGCGCAACGGGATCTACAACCCCGCCTACTTCACCTTCCAGGAGGTGATGACGATCTGCCTCACGGCTGTCGTCACGGACATCATCCTTATCAATATCTTCAATACCCTAGGGCTCCCGACCTCGACGACAGTATCCATGGTCTTCGAGCTCCTTGGGGCGGCCTTCTGCATGGCTATGCTCAAGAGCATTGACGACCCCTCGCTGCCCATGCTCGAGATGCTGAACACCTCGAAGGCGCTGCAGGTCATCATCGCCATCTTCCTCTCCGTGGCCGTGGCCTTCTTCTTCGGCTCGGTCGTGCAGTGGATCACGCGCGTACTCTTCTCCTTCAACTATAAGAAGACGCTCCCCTACCTAGCAGGGATCTTCGGTGGCATAGCCCTGACCTCCATCGTCTACTTCATGCTCATCAAGGGGCTGCAGGAGTCGACCTTCGCCTACAAGGACTGGGTCAACACCCACACGGGAGAGCTCGTCTGCTACTGCCTCGCGGCGAGTATCGTCCTGATGCAGATCCTGCACTGGTGCGGCATCAATATCCTCAAGATCATTGTCCTGGCGGGCACGCTGGCCCTCTCCCTTGCCTTCGCGGGGAATGACCTGGTGAACTTCATCGGGGTACCCCTCTCGGGGCTCTCGGCCTATCAGGACTACGTGGCCAATGGCAATGGAGCCTACGACAGCTACCTCATGGCGGCCAATAATCTCCCTGCCAAGACCCCCTACATCTTCCTCCTCGGATCGGGTATCATCATGACGCTGGCCCTCTTCTTCTCCAAGAGTGCGCAGAATGTCATCAAGACCTCGGTCAACCTCTCCCGCCAGGACGACGGTGAGGAGACCTTCGGCTCCTCACGTATCGCCCGTGGCCTCGTACGTACCAGCAGCGGTATCGGCAACTTCCTCGAGCATGCCGTATCCAGCCGCGTACGCCTGTGGATCGACTCGCGCTTCAACAAGCAGGAGCTAACCCTCGAGCAGGGGGCGGCCTTCGACCTCGTACGTGCCTCGGTCAACCTCGTACTCTCGGGGCTCTTGATCGCCGTCGGTACCTCCTTCAAGCTCCCTCTGTCGACGACCTACGTCACCTTCATGGTCGCCATGGGCTCATCGCTCGCCGACCGCGCCTGGGGACGTGAGAGTGCCGTGGGGCGCCTGACGGGGGTGATGAGCGTCATCGGGGGCTGGTTCGTCACCGCAGGCGCCGCCTTCATCATCGCCATGGTCATCGCCACGATCATGCGCTACGGAGGCTTCCCCGCTATGGTAGTACTGATCGGGGTGGCACTCTTCCTCCTCTTCAACTCACATCTGCTCAAGCGCAAGAAGGACGATGCCAACGATGAGCTCTTCGTCGCCATCCTCAACGCCGAGACGCCCGAGCGTATGTGGACGCTCCTCTCTGAGCATGTGCGCCTCAATCAGACGACGCTCCTCGACCGGGTCAGTACCGACTACCTAGCCCTCACGAATGGTATCTTCCACGAGGACTTCAAGACACTGCGCAAGCTGCGCCACCACCTGGAGAACCACAAGCGCGCCTTCAAGACCATGCGTCGCAAGGAGACTATCGGGCTGCGCCGTATGGCCACCGACGAGGATGTACTGGAGCGCAACATGTGGTTCCACCTCGGGGCCAATACCTGCCTACAGATGATCTACGCCCTCGAGCGTGCTGCTGAGGTGGGCTTCGACCACGTGGACAACAACTTCAACCCCATTCCCGCACCCTACCGTGAGGAGTTCGAGCCCATCCGCGACCGTGTCGTCGACTACATTGCCCAGGTGCATCAGCTCATCGCCAGCGAGCGTATGGAGGATGCCAAGAAGGCGAAGAACATGGGGAAGGAGCTGCGCAACATCGTTAAGGACATGCGCAAGACGCAGATGAAGCGCACCCACAAGATCGCCCGCGAGGATCTGCGCGCCTCTCTCGTCTACCTGAACCTCCTCATAGAGACCAACGAGCTGCTCAACAACCTCCGTCACCTGGTAGGCTACAGCCAGCAGCTCCTCGACGAAGAGGCCGAGGAAGCCTAG
- the ligA gene encoding NAD-dependent DNA ligase LigA has protein sequence MERIEEHIEELRRAIAQHEHAYYVLSSPTISDYDFDQLVKELEALEQQHPELVTPDSPTQRVGSDSTEGFVQVAHRYPMLSLGNTYSYEEVEAFYQRVEKELGGKRFTIDAELKYDGLSISLIYEQGRLTQAITRGDGTMGDDVTKNVRTIRSIPLRLQGTGWPDELEMRGEILLPFAEFDRINAARAAEGLPLFANPRNAASGTLKQLDPEVVAERRLDAYFYYVPAHPELPDSHYERLELCRSWGLKVSHAIQQCTSLEAILEFLDRWEVARHQAPVATDGVVLKVDSIAEQEELGYTAKSPRWAIAYKFAAEQAKTTLRSVDFQVGRTGAVTPVANLDAVSLSGTQVRRASLHNADFIASFDLHLGDQVFVEKGGEIIPKIVGVASEERQPGAALVLFPSHCPACGAPLHRSEGEAAYYCTNQMGCPPQQTARIEHYAGRKAADIRIGEETIALLFEHGLVKNIADLYRLSVEDLLGLPGFQQRSASRLVESIAASKERPLRALLFGLGIRFVGETVAKTLVRYYPSVDALSKASVEELTQLPDIGKVIAQSVVDFFASEDNCRFIAELHALGLALQRLPEEEPLEVKAHAEIEGKSFVISGVFTQHSREEYKQMIESLGGKNSSSISSKTDYVLAGANMGPAKLAKAEQLGITILSEKDFLELIGSAAPTPSVDEPTTAASPVEDLFPLT, from the coding sequence ATGGAACGAATAGAGGAGCACATCGAGGAGCTGCGTAGGGCCATCGCCCAGCACGAGCATGCCTACTACGTGCTCTCCTCCCCTACCATATCGGACTACGACTTCGATCAGCTGGTCAAGGAGCTCGAGGCTCTAGAGCAGCAGCACCCCGAGCTCGTCACCCCCGACTCCCCTACGCAGCGCGTGGGCTCGGATAGTACGGAGGGCTTCGTCCAGGTGGCTCATCGCTACCCCATGCTCTCCCTGGGCAACACCTACAGCTATGAGGAGGTCGAGGCCTTCTACCAGCGCGTGGAGAAGGAGCTCGGTGGTAAGCGCTTCACGATCGACGCAGAGCTGAAGTACGATGGTCTCTCCATCTCCCTCATCTACGAGCAGGGACGCCTCACGCAGGCCATCACCCGCGGCGATGGGACTATGGGCGACGACGTGACGAAGAACGTACGCACGATCCGCTCCATTCCCCTGCGCCTACAGGGCACAGGCTGGCCGGACGAACTCGAGATGCGCGGGGAGATCCTGCTGCCCTTCGCAGAGTTCGACCGCATCAATGCAGCACGCGCTGCCGAGGGTCTGCCGCTCTTCGCCAATCCCCGCAATGCAGCTAGCGGCACGCTCAAGCAACTCGACCCTGAGGTCGTCGCAGAGCGCAGGCTCGATGCCTACTTCTACTACGTCCCCGCTCACCCCGAGCTCCCCGACAGCCACTACGAGCGTCTGGAGCTCTGCCGCAGCTGGGGGCTCAAGGTCTCCCACGCCATCCAGCAGTGCACGAGCCTCGAGGCCATCCTAGAGTTCCTCGACCGCTGGGAGGTGGCTCGTCATCAGGCGCCCGTAGCTACCGATGGCGTCGTACTCAAGGTCGACTCCATCGCCGAGCAGGAGGAACTGGGCTACACGGCCAAGAGCCCACGCTGGGCTATTGCCTATAAGTTCGCCGCCGAGCAGGCCAAGACGACGCTCCGCTCCGTAGACTTCCAGGTCGGGCGCACTGGGGCAGTCACCCCCGTGGCTAACCTCGATGCCGTCAGCCTCTCGGGGACGCAAGTGCGCCGCGCCTCGCTACACAATGCCGACTTCATCGCTTCCTTTGACCTCCACCTCGGGGATCAAGTCTTCGTGGAGAAGGGCGGTGAGATCATCCCCAAGATCGTGGGCGTCGCCTCCGAAGAGCGTCAGCCCGGAGCCGCCCTCGTCCTCTTCCCCAGCCATTGCCCTGCCTGCGGCGCCCCGCTACACCGCAGCGAGGGCGAGGCCGCCTATTACTGCACCAATCAGATGGGCTGCCCTCCCCAGCAGACTGCACGTATCGAGCACTACGCTGGGCGCAAGGCTGCCGACATCCGTATCGGGGAGGAGACGATCGCACTGCTTTTCGAGCACGGCCTCGTCAAGAATATCGCCGACCTCTATAGGCTCAGCGTAGAGGATCTGCTGGGACTACCAGGATTCCAGCAGCGCAGCGCCTCGCGCCTCGTGGAGAGCATCGCTGCCTCCAAGGAGCGCCCCCTACGTGCCCTCCTCTTCGGCCTCGGTATCCGCTTCGTCGGTGAGACGGTGGCCAAGACCCTCGTGCGCTACTACCCGAGTGTCGACGCCCTCTCCAAGGCCAGCGTCGAGGAGCTGACCCAGCTGCCCGATATCGGTAAGGTCATCGCCCAGAGCGTCGTGGACTTCTTCGCCTCGGAGGATAACTGCCGCTTCATCGCTGAGCTCCACGCACTCGGCCTAGCTCTGCAGCGCCTCCCAGAGGAGGAGCCCCTAGAGGTGAAGGCACACGCGGAGATCGAGGGCAAGAGCTTCGTCATCAGCGGAGTCTTCACCCAGCACAGCCGCGAGGAGTACAAGCAGATGATCGAGTCCCTCGGCGGCAAGAACAGCTCCTCGATCTCGAGCAAGACGGACTATGTCCTAGCGGGGGCTAATATGGGCCCTGCGAAGCTCGCCAAGGCCGAGCAGCTCGGCATCACCATCCTCAGCGAAAAGGACTTCCTCGAGCTCATCGGCTCCGCTGCACCTACACCTTCGGTGGATGAGCCTACGACAGCTGCAAGCCCCGTAGAGGACCTCTTCCCCCTGACATGA
- the meaB gene encoding methylmalonyl Co-A mutase-associated GTPase MeaB: protein MDINEERLHHPENDPAYLGLKVNEGVSAKPMINPNLRRVARRNYTVDEYVEGILQSDITCLSQAVTLVESNRPEHQAIAQQIIERCLPYSGKSMRIGITGVPGAGKSTSIDSFGMHLVKQGRRLAVLAIDPSSERSGGSILGDKTRMEQLSREKNAFIRPSPTAGSLGGVARKTRETIILCEAAGFDTIFVETVGVGQSETAVHSMVDFFLLIQLAGTGDELQGIKRGIMEMADAIVINKADGDNIDKANLAATHFRNALHLFPPTESGWRPRVLTYSGFYALGIKEIWDMIDEYRHFAMDSGYYHEKRQRQAKWWMYESINEALRSSFYLNEEVKALRPQVEQQVLGDELSSFIGAQRLLECYFASLGARKSYLRSSARSYLGI, encoded by the coding sequence ATGGATATCAACGAAGAACGGCTGCACCATCCTGAGAACGACCCCGCCTACCTCGGGCTCAAGGTCAACGAGGGGGTGAGTGCCAAGCCCATGATCAACCCCAACCTACGCCGCGTAGCACGACGCAACTATACCGTAGATGAGTATGTCGAGGGTATCCTGCAGTCGGATATCACCTGCCTCAGCCAGGCCGTGACCCTCGTCGAGAGCAATCGCCCCGAACATCAGGCCATAGCACAGCAGATCATCGAGCGCTGCCTCCCCTACTCGGGCAAGTCCATGCGTATAGGCATCACAGGGGTTCCTGGGGCGGGTAAGAGTACCTCGATCGACAGCTTCGGGATGCATCTCGTCAAGCAGGGACGCCGCCTGGCGGTCCTCGCCATCGACCCCAGCAGTGAGCGCTCGGGCGGGAGTATCCTCGGGGACAAGACGCGCATGGAGCAGCTCTCCCGCGAGAAGAATGCCTTCATCCGCCCGAGCCCCACGGCTGGATCACTGGGCGGCGTAGCGCGCAAGACCCGCGAGACGATCATCCTGTGCGAGGCTGCGGGCTTCGACACGATCTTTGTAGAGACCGTCGGGGTCGGTCAGAGCGAGACGGCCGTACACTCGATGGTAGACTTCTTCCTCCTCATCCAGCTCGCTGGGACGGGGGATGAGCTCCAGGGGATCAAGCGCGGCATCATGGAGATGGCCGATGCCATCGTCATCAACAAGGCCGATGGCGACAACATCGACAAGGCCAACCTCGCGGCCACCCACTTCCGCAACGCCCTGCACCTCTTTCCCCCCACGGAGTCGGGCTGGCGTCCGCGCGTGCTAACTTACTCGGGCTTCTACGCCCTCGGCATCAAGGAGATCTGGGACATGATCGATGAGTACCGCCACTTCGCCATGGACTCGGGCTACTACCACGAGAAGCGTCAGCGTCAGGCCAAGTGGTGGATGTACGAGAGTATCAACGAAGCGCTGCGCAGCTCCTTCTACCTCAATGAGGAGGTGAAGGCCCTGCGCCCCCAGGTCGAGCAGCAGGTGCTGGGCGACGAGCTCTCTTCCTTCATCGGCGCACAGCGATTGCTGGAGTGCTACTTCGCCTCCCTCGGTGCACGCAAGAGCTACCTACGGAGCTCAGCTAGGAGCTACCTAGGCATATAG
- a CDS encoding polyribonucleotide nucleotidyltransferase produces the protein MLQPISKTIILPDGREIVIETGKLAKQADGAVTLRMGNTVLLATVCAAKDANPGVDFMPLQVEYKEKYAAFGRFPGGFTRREGKASDYEILTCRLVDRALRPLFPDDYHAEVFVNVILFSTDGVDMPDALAGLAASAALAVSDIPFNGPISEVRVARVDGELIINPTFEQLERADIELMVGATLDNIMMVEGEMQEVQEAEMLEAIKAAHEAIKVQCQAQLELSEAVGKLVKRTYCHEENDEELRKDVHDSCYSKAYAVAISGTDKHARAEAFEAIVEEYKAKFTEEELETKAPLIARYYHDVEKEAMRRAILDEGKRLDGRKTTEIRPIWIETDYLPGPHGSAVFTRGETQSLTTVTLGTKSDEKLVDDVLNYGKERFLLHYNFPPFSTGDARPQRGVGRREIGHGNLAHRALKRMLPKDYPYVVRVVSDILESNGSSSMATVCAGTLALRDAGVPLAKPVSGIAMGLISENKGTNYAILSDILGDEDHLGDMDFKVTGTADGITATQMDIKVDGLSYEILERALAQAREGRLHILGKIMEAQPETRDDLKPHAPRIVTLRIGKEFIGAVIGPGGKVIQGMQEKSGASISIDEVDGVGVVEISASNKEAIDTAVALIKGIVAMPEVGEVYQGKISSVMPYGCFVEFLPGKDGLLHISEIDWKRYETIEETGLEAGQPIEIKLIDVDQKTGKFKLSRRALLEKPEGYKEPERRPRPERRPR, from the coding sequence ATGCTACAGCCAATTAGCAAGACAATCATCCTTCCCGATGGCAGAGAGATCGTCATCGAGACAGGCAAGCTAGCCAAGCAGGCTGACGGTGCTGTTACCCTACGCATGGGGAACACCGTCCTGCTAGCTACCGTATGCGCCGCCAAGGACGCCAACCCCGGGGTAGACTTCATGCCCCTGCAGGTGGAGTACAAGGAGAAGTACGCCGCCTTTGGTCGCTTCCCTGGAGGCTTCACGCGCCGTGAAGGCAAGGCTTCGGACTATGAGATCCTGACCTGCCGCCTCGTCGACCGTGCACTACGTCCCCTCTTCCCAGATGACTACCATGCAGAGGTCTTCGTCAACGTCATCCTCTTCTCTACCGACGGGGTAGATATGCCGGATGCACTGGCTGGGCTCGCTGCCTCTGCTGCATTGGCTGTATCCGACATTCCCTTCAATGGCCCCATCAGTGAGGTGCGCGTAGCGCGCGTTGATGGCGAGCTCATCATCAACCCCACCTTCGAGCAGCTAGAGCGTGCCGACATCGAGCTGATGGTCGGTGCTACGCTGGACAACATCATGATGGTCGAGGGGGAGATGCAGGAGGTCCAGGAGGCCGAGATGCTCGAGGCTATCAAGGCTGCCCACGAAGCCATCAAGGTACAGTGCCAGGCTCAGCTCGAGCTCAGCGAAGCAGTAGGCAAGCTCGTCAAGCGCACCTATTGCCACGAGGAGAACGACGAGGAGCTGCGCAAGGACGTCCATGACTCCTGCTACAGCAAGGCCTATGCTGTCGCCATCTCGGGCACGGACAAGCACGCTCGTGCTGAGGCCTTCGAAGCAATCGTCGAGGAGTACAAGGCTAAGTTTACCGAAGAGGAACTCGAGACCAAGGCTCCGCTGATCGCTCGCTACTACCACGACGTAGAGAAGGAAGCTATGCGTCGCGCTATCCTCGATGAGGGCAAGCGTCTCGATGGTCGTAAGACGACGGAGATCCGCCCCATCTGGATCGAGACTGACTACCTCCCAGGTCCCCACGGTTCGGCTGTCTTCACCCGCGGTGAGACGCAGTCACTGACGACTGTTACGCTCGGTACCAAGAGCGATGAGAAGCTCGTCGATGACGTGCTCAACTACGGCAAGGAGCGCTTCCTGCTGCACTATAACTTCCCTCCCTTCTCCACGGGTGACGCTCGCCCACAGCGTGGTGTAGGTCGTCGTGAGATCGGTCACGGGAACCTCGCACACCGCGCCCTCAAGCGCATGCTGCCCAAGGACTACCCCTACGTCGTACGCGTCGTATCGGATATCCTCGAGTCCAATGGCTCCTCCTCCATGGCTACGGTCTGCGCCGGTACGCTTGCCCTGCGTGATGCTGGGGTGCCTCTGGCTAAGCCCGTATCGGGTATCGCGATGGGGCTGATCTCCGAGAATAAGGGTACGAACTATGCCATCCTCTCCGACATCCTCGGCGATGAGGACCACCTCGGGGATATGGACTTCAAGGTAACGGGTACGGCTGACGGGATCACCGCCACGCAGATGGACATCAAGGTCGATGGCCTCAGCTACGAGATCCTCGAGCGTGCACTGGCTCAGGCTCGAGAGGGTCGCCTGCACATCCTCGGTAAGATCATGGAGGCTCAGCCTGAGACCCGCGATGACCTCAAGCCCCACGCTCCACGCATCGTCACGCTGCGCATCGGTAAGGAATTCATCGGTGCTGTCATCGGCCCTGGTGGTAAGGTCATCCAGGGTATGCAGGAGAAGAGCGGTGCCTCCATCAGCATCGACGAGGTCGATGGTGTGGGCGTCGTAGAGATCAGCGCCTCTAACAAGGAAGCTATCGACACGGCCGTAGCTCTGATCAAGGGCATCGTCGCTATGCCTGAGGTAGGCGAGGTGTATCAGGGTAAGATCAGCTCCGTGATGCCCTATGGCTGCTTCGTCGAGTTCCTCCCCGGTAAGGATGGTCTCCTCCACATCTCCGAGATCGACTGGAAGCGCTATGAGACCATCGAGGAGACGGGCCTTGAGGCTGGTCAGCCCATCGAGATCAAGCTGATCGACGTGGACCAGAAGACGGGCAAGTTCAAGCTCAGTCGCCGCGCCCTCCTCGAGAAACCCGAGGGCTACAAGGAGCCCGAGCGTCGTCCTCGTCCCGAGCGTCGTCCTCGCTAG
- a CDS encoding GNAT family N-acetyltransferase, which translates to MLHQDRLKGQHIRLRALGQADLPDLMRWENDPMAWSSSKTINPLSPDFIQSYITSSTQHILETGCMGLVIELIAPPATAVGHLMLYDYSAIHRRLALGLYVAPEHRGRGYAREALSCAIAYAFEQLRCEQVYAEILRDNLHSRQLVKDLGFVETACLPRWHWDTRTYQDLFYYQKWNE; encoded by the coding sequence ATGCTACACCAAGATCGTCTGAAAGGCCAGCACATACGCCTACGTGCCCTTGGGCAGGCTGACCTCCCCGACCTCATGCGCTGGGAGAACGACCCTATGGCCTGGAGCTCCAGCAAGACGATCAATCCCCTCTCCCCAGACTTCATCCAGAGCTACATCACCTCCTCGACGCAGCACATCCTCGAGACGGGCTGTATGGGGCTGGTCATCGAGCTCATCGCCCCCCCGGCTACAGCTGTGGGGCACCTGATGCTCTATGACTACTCAGCCATCCATCGGCGCCTTGCTCTAGGGCTCTACGTAGCTCCCGAGCATAGAGGCCGAGGCTACGCCCGAGAGGCACTGAGCTGCGCCATCGCCTACGCCTTCGAGCAGCTGCGCTGTGAGCAGGTCTACGCCGAGATCCTCAGAGACAACCTTCACTCGCGGCAGCTGGTCAAGGACCTAGGCTTCGTCGAGACAGCCTGCCTCCCGCGCTGGCACTGGGACACGAGGACCTACCAAGACTTATTCTACTATCAGAAATGGAACGAATAG